A window of the Deinobacterium chartae genome harbors these coding sequences:
- a CDS encoding DegV family protein: MMIAIVTDSTSDLTREQLAGLSVRSVPLYVLFDGKNLKDGFEITPTELFRGMKAGIKPPSTSQPSPAEFAEAYRTALEGGADEVLSIHISGKLSGTVQSARLAAQDFGGRVTVVDSQTASGGLGMQVQRAARRVAEGRSVSEIVAELERVQTKMAIRFMVGTLDFLRINGRIGGAQAMLGSLLNIKPILKVENGRVEAAGKVRGSKRAVAEIVEFCRDYVQQHGPSNATFLLTEGAEELLTELRAGLNSLDLEQLSVLPLGAVVATHVGPGTAGVCLEPKEV; this comes from the coding sequence ATGATGATCGCCATCGTAACCGATTCGACCAGCGACCTGACCCGAGAGCAGCTGGCCGGCCTGAGCGTACGCTCGGTTCCGTTGTACGTGCTGTTCGACGGCAAAAACCTCAAAGACGGCTTCGAGATCACCCCGACCGAACTCTTTCGGGGCATGAAGGCGGGCATCAAGCCGCCCTCGACCTCGCAGCCCTCCCCCGCCGAGTTCGCCGAAGCGTACCGCACGGCCCTCGAGGGCGGCGCGGACGAAGTCCTCTCGATTCACATCTCCGGCAAGCTGTCCGGGACCGTGCAGAGCGCCCGGCTGGCCGCGCAGGACTTTGGCGGGCGCGTAACCGTGGTGGACTCGCAGACGGCTTCGGGCGGGCTGGGCATGCAGGTGCAGCGCGCCGCCCGCCGCGTCGCCGAGGGCCGCAGCGTCTCCGAGATCGTGGCAGAACTCGAGCGGGTGCAGACCAAGATGGCCATCCGCTTCATGGTGGGCACCCTCGATTTCTTGCGCATCAACGGCCGTATCGGCGGAGCACAGGCCATGCTGGGCAGCCTGCTGAACATCAAGCCGATCCTGAAGGTCGAAAACGGCCGGGTGGAAGCGGCCGGCAAGGTGCGCGGCAGCAAGCGGGCGGTGGCCGAGATCGTGGAGTTCTGCCGTGACTACGTGCAGCAGCACGGCCCCAGCAATGCGACCTTCTTGCTGACCGAGGGAGCCGAGGAGTTGCTGACCGAACTGCGCGCGGGCCTGAACAGCCTGGACCTCGAGCAACTGAGCGTGCTGCCGCTGGGTGCCGTGGTGGCCACGCACGTAGGCCCGGGAACGGCAGGCGTCTGCCTGGAGCCGAAAGAGGTCTGA
- a CDS encoding serine hydrolase, with protein sequence MIKSALWLATGALLIGSAWFLTRPLSPHAASVQAQRAEAEAAEPACLRRDPATPTLEAPEPPAGLGGRLGLYVAVFDPVTLRPLRAVVQDPDGQYPLASSYKQAVLYALMEQVQSGKVELSERFDVSEADRSLGAYPYDGSNVVTLAERMIHNSDNTATDILHRRVGLEAVQDVADRLKLCHTRLLLPTKTWWTAQAGWGGPDFPQEDLLHAAERYATAPREQQLALARRLDERARESNADRLSRALDRYFESDRYDPRIDLNTQNASTPFEFAQLIAHEFLAPGLEEPQRQLFNRIMRLGFGQQLLEEKSLVFGGKGGNGWRILTMTGYYQNARGEHVVYVFMNHESPQVYTLPETRRAFRWINAAARRLAEIPPVQQSPAPPLSAPDAP encoded by the coding sequence TTGATCAAGTCAGCCCTGTGGCTGGCCACCGGCGCGCTGCTTATCGGCAGCGCGTGGTTTTTAACGCGCCCGCTCTCTCCGCATGCCGCTTCGGTTCAGGCGCAGCGTGCCGAGGCCGAAGCGGCCGAACCCGCCTGCTTGAGACGCGACCCGGCCACACCCACCCTCGAGGCTCCCGAGCCTCCTGCGGGGCTGGGCGGACGGCTGGGGCTGTACGTGGCGGTGTTTGATCCGGTCACGCTGCGTCCGTTGCGCGCGGTGGTGCAGGACCCGGACGGGCAGTACCCGCTGGCCTCGAGTTACAAGCAGGCGGTGCTGTACGCACTGATGGAACAGGTGCAGTCCGGCAAGGTGGAACTGTCCGAGCGCTTCGACGTGTCCGAGGCGGACCGCAGCCTGGGAGCCTACCCGTACGACGGCTCGAACGTGGTCACCCTGGCCGAGCGCATGATCCACAACTCGGACAACACCGCCACCGACATCTTGCACCGCCGGGTGGGCTTAGAGGCGGTCCAAGACGTTGCGGACCGTTTGAAGCTGTGCCACACCCGCCTGCTGCTGCCCACCAAGACGTGGTGGACCGCCCAGGCGGGTTGGGGCGGCCCGGACTTTCCGCAAGAGGACCTGCTGCACGCCGCCGAGCGCTACGCGACCGCCCCGCGCGAGCAGCAACTGGCACTGGCCCGGCGTCTTGACGAGCGTGCGCGGGAGAGCAACGCCGACCGGCTCAGCCGCGCGCTCGACCGTTACTTCGAGTCGGACCGCTACGACCCGCGCATCGACCTCAACACCCAGAACGCCTCGACCCCCTTCGAGTTCGCCCAGCTGATCGCGCACGAGTTCCTGGCTCCCGGCCTCGAGGAACCGCAGCGCCAGCTGTTCAACCGGATCATGCGGCTGGGTTTCGGGCAGCAGCTGCTCGAGGAGAAATCCTTGGTGTTCGGCGGCAAGGGCGGCAACGGCTGGCGGATCCTGACCATGACCGGCTACTACCAGAACGCCCGGGGCGAGCACGTGGTGTACGTGTTCATGAACCACGAGAGCCCGCAGGTATACACGCTGCCCGAAACCCGCAGGGCCTTTCGCTGGATCAACGCGGCTGCGCGCCGCCTCGCGGAGATCCCACCCGTACAGCAAAGCCCGGCCCCTCCGCTCTCGGCTCCGGACGCGCCCTGA
- a CDS encoding N-acetylmuramoyl-L-alanine amidase family protein: protein MRALLFLCVILLGALSSALAAPRVGQHEGYTRTVLDLPRSVTYRVEETSQGLRVHLEGLSLPAESGALSSRELSAFRIHGESSATVYTLEGRGSRAPYKVFLLEGGGQGVRLVVDYGPGLSAAASTAAPAAPTAPKTAPANPSPSAGASVRAPTRPKLRVVLDPGHGGIDSGMVGYVTEKVITLDVAQRVRKLLEARGVEVILTRDRDMHLSADKATDLGMRARMANAGTVNAFVSIHVNAGPKSASGIETYVFGKPLEASTRSIALRENGGGSVGEKLTQQASNLAQNLLGDLLAQSNLAFSKTLANKIQSKAVAATGAINRGVKSDYFYVIRYARTPAILVELGFGSHPTEGRRLATESYRQTLAQAIADGLLEFLHVR from the coding sequence TTGCGAGCATTACTTTTCCTCTGCGTTATCCTGCTCGGCGCACTCTCAAGCGCACTCGCCGCGCCCCGCGTCGGTCAGCATGAAGGCTACACCCGCACCGTCTTGGACCTGCCGCGCAGCGTTACTTATCGCGTCGAGGAAACTTCCCAGGGCCTCAGGGTGCATCTCGAGGGGCTTTCCCTGCCCGCCGAAAGCGGCGCGCTCTCCAGCCGTGAGCTCAGCGCCTTCCGCATCCACGGCGAGAGCAGCGCTACGGTCTACACCCTCGAGGGGCGCGGTTCCCGCGCTCCGTACAAGGTGTTCCTGCTTGAGGGCGGTGGTCAGGGTGTGCGGCTGGTGGTGGACTACGGTCCGGGACTCAGCGCCGCGGCCAGCACGGCGGCTCCTGCCGCCCCGACCGCGCCCAAGACCGCCCCGGCCAACCCGAGTCCCAGCGCGGGTGCTTCTGTCCGCGCGCCCACCCGCCCCAAGCTGCGGGTAGTGCTCGACCCGGGTCACGGCGGGATTGATTCGGGCATGGTCGGCTACGTGACCGAAAAGGTCATCACGCTCGATGTGGCGCAGCGCGTGCGCAAACTGCTCGAGGCACGGGGCGTGGAAGTGATCTTGACCCGCGACCGCGACATGCACCTCTCGGCCGACAAGGCCACCGACTTGGGCATGCGTGCCCGCATGGCCAACGCGGGCACGGTTAACGCCTTCGTGTCGATTCATGTCAACGCCGGACCCAAGAGTGCCTCGGGCATCGAAACGTACGTGTTCGGCAAGCCCCTCGAGGCGAGCACGCGCTCGATCGCACTGCGCGAGAACGGCGGCGGCAGCGTGGGCGAGAAACTGACCCAGCAGGCCAGCAACCTCGCACAGAACCTGCTGGGCGACCTGCTCGCCCAGAGCAACCTGGCTTTCTCCAAGACCCTGGCGAACAAGATCCAAAGCAAGGCGGTCGCGGCGACCGGTGCGATCAACCGCGGCGTAAAGTCGGACTACTTCTATGTGATCCGTTATGCCCGCACCCCGGCCATCCTGGTCGAACTGGGTTTTGGCAGTCACCCTACCGAGGGCCGCCGCCTCGCCACCGAGTCGTACCGTCAGACGCTGGCCCAGGCCATTGCAGACGGCCTGCTGGAATTTTTGCACGTCCGCTAG
- a CDS encoding cob(I)yrinic acid a,c-diamide adenosyltransferase — MKIYTKTGDAGETGLYGADRVSKAHARVEAYGTVDELNSLIGVARAQLGAGDPLGSDLEALQNALFDVGADLATRPGGRYESNIVRIDARDVALLEATIDRYQAELPELRHFVHPGGTPVAATLHLARAVARRAEREVVRLAAEEEVSHDLRVYLNRLSDLLFVLARTANHRAGVLEEAWQVKRRRES, encoded by the coding sequence ATGAAAATCTACACCAAGACCGGGGATGCGGGCGAAACCGGACTGTACGGTGCCGACCGGGTCAGCAAGGCGCACGCGCGGGTCGAGGCCTACGGCACCGTGGACGAGCTGAACTCGCTGATCGGGGTGGCCCGCGCGCAGCTGGGAGCGGGAGACCCGCTGGGCAGCGATCTCGAGGCGCTTCAAAACGCCCTGTTCGATGTGGGCGCGGACCTCGCCACCCGCCCGGGCGGGCGCTACGAGTCGAACATCGTGCGCATCGACGCGCGTGACGTGGCTCTCCTCGAGGCCACCATCGACCGCTACCAGGCCGAGCTGCCCGAGCTGCGGCACTTTGTGCACCCGGGCGGAACCCCGGTGGCCGCCACGCTGCACCTGGCGCGCGCGGTCGCCCGCCGCGCCGAGCGCGAGGTGGTGCGCCTGGCCGCCGAGGAGGAGGTGAGCCACGACCTGCGCGTGTACCTCAACCGCCTCTCGGACCTGCTGTTCGTGCTGGCCCGCACCGCCAACCACCGCGCCGGAGTCCTCGAGGAAGCCTGGCAGGTCAAGAGGCGACGCGAGAGCTGA
- a CDS encoding ATP-binding protein: MPMLHFRLLGVPTVSRDGQALIFPTRKGLALAVYLALQGATPRGRIADLLWGELPESTARKNLRQELLRLKPLEVIEVEGDTLRCAAAQLDVTQLEAAVDSGDWERAETLCGGEFLSGLEPSGAPEFEEWLEERREHYRSVQVSALSNRADALEAAGEYRRALDLHLRLLAEDELLEPQHWAAVRLHYLLGERRAAAERYARYEEVLRRDLHLEPPSEVRNWFEKLQRSEPSAPRNLQRATVLRPPMHGRAEAERELREALRGPGLVLVTGEAGVGKTRLSHETCEGLRQLRLTQRRSAQALGFSAVAETLREALEAGGLAQLAPVWQAEAARLLPELGEAARAEAEGARLRLLEGLSQCLLTALAAREGSGSGVLLWDNLQWIDDSALELLPHLVRRAATQGVAVLGCVRSDEMPEGLRRVMAELSRDALLRELPLAPLSADDVLALIRDLSGNPSGAVLFSRRLYDATGGNPLGVVETLQYLYERGELAVDEAGWRTPYDQDTLDYHELPIPPSVRETIQSRLERLSSRERETLEFAALVEGGLRVPDLEALLELSDVDAADVVDRLTAQGWMRAGRSGYGLRHPLLGQVLEARLGGERRALMHRRIARRLAARLPMALRARHLEQGGLSLEAAEAYLEAARSAARALHREAPGLYSRALALLEASDPEPETLAELLVETASSYSALGRSLDARPHVERAAALLPQLNNLVTRARVYAVAAEDALRAGRHLEARASLELALEAYRAAGERRGEAESLFLLAWIEYRSGNPEGQLEPLGAAIEAFEELGDREQQARALRNLASLHFRLGDIARGQALHDRALALVRACGQRFTERRLRADDATGNWLRGEFRICLEEAQALLTDAEAEQDFIGIMDALELQGLANIALNRAALALPQLDRFAELAGSLGLLRDRAIARSLRANALYLLGRLEEAALEFERTVASQRELRDHSKIGHTLVAWGLLEKDRGNPSHAETLLLEAAQLWESRRELGHLARALTALSETVRPQNPARALELAERAWTVLEGWQVGVPDLQRIAWALYEARVTAGQDGSAALARARAELDRVAADLTPEQRSSYLNLALHRKILEASASAPSPASPEAVLPPGSL, encoded by the coding sequence ATGCCAATGTTGCATTTCCGCTTGCTGGGCGTTCCTACCGTATCGCGTGACGGCCAGGCACTGATCTTTCCGACCCGCAAGGGTCTGGCTCTGGCCGTGTACCTCGCGCTCCAGGGTGCCACGCCGCGCGGAAGGATCGCCGACTTGCTGTGGGGCGAACTGCCCGAGTCCACCGCGCGCAAGAACCTGCGTCAGGAGCTGCTGCGCCTCAAACCCCTCGAGGTGATCGAGGTCGAGGGCGACACGCTGCGCTGTGCCGCAGCGCAGCTCGATGTGACCCAGCTCGAAGCAGCGGTCGACAGCGGCGACTGGGAACGCGCCGAGACGCTGTGCGGCGGCGAATTTCTGTCGGGCCTGGAGCCCAGCGGCGCACCGGAATTCGAGGAGTGGCTCGAGGAACGGCGCGAGCACTACCGCAGCGTGCAGGTCAGCGCGCTGAGCAACCGCGCCGACGCGCTCGAGGCAGCCGGCGAATACCGCCGCGCACTCGACTTGCACCTGCGTCTGCTGGCCGAGGATGAGTTGCTCGAGCCGCAGCACTGGGCGGCGGTGCGGTTGCACTACCTGCTGGGCGAGCGGCGCGCGGCGGCCGAGCGTTACGCGCGCTACGAGGAGGTGCTGCGGCGCGACTTGCACCTCGAGCCGCCCAGCGAGGTGCGCAACTGGTTCGAGAAGCTGCAGCGTTCGGAGCCGAGCGCTCCGCGCAACCTGCAACGCGCGACCGTGCTGCGCCCTCCGATGCACGGCCGCGCGGAGGCCGAGCGCGAACTGCGCGAGGCGCTGCGCGGCCCCGGGCTGGTGCTGGTCACCGGCGAGGCCGGGGTGGGTAAAACGCGCCTGAGCCACGAAACCTGCGAGGGCCTGCGCCAGTTGCGCCTCACCCAGCGCCGTTCGGCGCAGGCCCTGGGATTCAGCGCGGTGGCCGAAACGCTGCGCGAGGCCCTCGAGGCCGGCGGCCTCGCGCAGCTCGCCCCGGTGTGGCAGGCCGAGGCCGCGCGCCTGCTGCCCGAACTGGGCGAAGCGGCCCGCGCCGAGGCCGAGGGCGCCCGGCTGCGGCTGCTCGAGGGGCTCAGCCAGTGCCTGCTCACGGCCCTGGCCGCGCGAGAAGGCAGCGGCAGCGGCGTGCTGCTGTGGGATAACCTGCAATGGATCGACGACAGCGCGCTCGAGCTGCTGCCGCACCTGGTGCGCCGCGCGGCCACTCAGGGAGTCGCAGTGCTGGGCTGCGTGCGCAGCGACGAGATGCCCGAGGGCCTGCGCCGCGTGATGGCCGAGCTGAGCCGCGATGCGTTGCTGCGCGAGCTGCCGCTGGCCCCGCTGTCCGCCGACGACGTGCTGGCCCTGATCCGCGACCTCTCGGGCAACCCGAGCGGCGCAGTGCTGTTTTCCAGACGCCTGTACGACGCGACCGGCGGCAATCCGCTGGGCGTGGTGGAGACCTTGCAGTACCTGTACGAGCGTGGTGAGCTCGCCGTCGACGAGGCCGGCTGGCGCACCCCTTACGATCAGGACACGCTCGACTACCACGAACTGCCCATCCCACCCTCGGTGCGTGAAACCATCCAGAGCCGCCTCGAGCGCCTGAGCAGCCGCGAACGCGAAACCCTCGAGTTCGCAGCCCTGGTCGAAGGCGGGCTGCGCGTACCCGACCTCGAAGCGCTGCTGGAACTCAGCGACGTGGACGCGGCCGACGTGGTAGACCGCCTGACCGCCCAGGGCTGGATGCGCGCCGGACGCAGCGGGTACGGGCTGCGCCACCCGCTGCTGGGGCAGGTGCTCGAAGCGCGGCTGGGCGGCGAACGCCGCGCCCTGATGCACCGCCGCATCGCGCGGCGGCTGGCCGCGCGGCTGCCGATGGCCCTGCGCGCCCGTCACCTCGAGCAGGGCGGGTTATCCCTGGAGGCGGCCGAAGCCTACCTCGAGGCGGCCCGCTCGGCGGCGCGGGCGCTGCACCGCGAAGCTCCCGGGCTGTACTCGCGGGCGCTCGCGCTGCTCGAGGCCAGCGATCCCGAGCCGGAAACGCTGGCCGAACTGCTGGTCGAAACCGCCTCGTCGTACAGCGCGCTGGGCCGCTCGCTCGACGCGCGGCCGCACGTGGAACGCGCGGCTGCGCTGCTGCCGCAGCTGAACAACCTCGTGACCCGGGCACGGGTGTACGCGGTGGCCGCCGAGGACGCGCTGCGGGCCGGACGGCACCTCGAGGCGCGCGCCTCGCTGGAACTGGCGCTCGAGGCTTACCGCGCGGCCGGGGAGCGGCGCGGCGAGGCCGAGAGCCTGTTCCTGCTGGCCTGGATCGAGTATCGCAGCGGCAATCCCGAAGGTCAGCTCGAGCCACTGGGCGCGGCCATCGAGGCATTCGAGGAACTGGGAGACCGCGAGCAGCAGGCGCGCGCCCTGCGCAACCTGGCGTCGCTGCACTTCCGGCTGGGCGACATCGCGCGCGGTCAGGCGCTGCACGACCGCGCGCTGGCGCTGGTGCGCGCCTGTGGCCAGCGCTTCACCGAGCGCCGGTTGCGCGCCGACGACGCGACCGGCAACTGGCTGCGCGGCGAGTTCCGGATCTGCCTCGAGGAAGCCCAGGCACTGCTGACCGACGCGGAAGCCGAGCAGGACTTTATCGGGATCATGGACGCCCTTGAACTGCAGGGACTGGCGAACATCGCCCTGAATCGCGCGGCCCTGGCCCTTCCGCAGCTCGACCGCTTCGCGGAGCTGGCCGGGTCGCTGGGTCTGCTGCGTGACCGCGCCATCGCGCGGTCGCTGCGCGCAAACGCCCTGTACCTGCTGGGTCGCCTCGAGGAAGCAGCGCTGGAGTTCGAGCGAACGGTCGCGTCCCAACGCGAACTGCGCGACCATTCCAAGATCGGGCACACCCTGGTGGCCTGGGGACTGCTGGAAAAAGATCGGGGAAATCCAAGCCATGCCGAAACACTGCTGCTCGAGGCGGCCCAGCTGTGGGAATCACGCCGCGAGCTCGGTCATCTCGCGCGGGCCCTGACGGCCCTCAGCGAGACCGTGCGCCCCCAAAACCCCGCCCGCGCGCTCGAACTGGCCGAACGCGCCTGGACGGTCCTCGAGGGCTGGCAAGTGGGGGTTCCGGACCTGCAGCGCATCGCGTGGGCGCTGTACGAGGCGCGCGTGACCGCGGGGCAAGACGGCAGCGCCGCACTCGCCCGCGCGCGGGCCGAACTGGACCGCGTCGCCGCCGACCTGACGCCCGAACAGCGCAGTTCGTACCTGAACCTCGCGCTGCACCGCAAGATCCTCGAGGCGTCTGCGAGCGCACCGAGCCCGGCGTCACCCGAGGCGGTCCTGCCTCCGGGCAGCCTGTGA
- the malQ gene encoding 4-alpha-glucanotransferase, with protein sequence MAFSRSSGVLAHPTSFPGPYGVGELGKHAYAFVDWLASAGQKLWQVMPLGPTGYGDSPYQSFSAFAGNPYLISFDELRDLGLLTDAELGELPDFPADRVDYGWIYTWKFEKLALAYAAFENGAAAELRQEFADFKREEADWLEDYALFMALKDALGGAAWNAWEHDIRVREPQALARWRERLAREIDRIRFYQFLFFRQWRALRAYAHDKGIRVIGDIPIFVAMDSADAWSAPDQFHFDEDGHPTVVAGVPPDYFSETGQLWGNPLYRWDVMQQDGFRWWIRRFKGSLHLYDIIRIDHFRGFEAYWEIPAGEETAVKGRWVKAPGHELFKAVREALGELPIIAEDLGVITPEVERLRDDFDFPGMAVLQFAYGSGDWNNNAFLPQNVAQNRAIYTGTHDNDTTRGWFATARPDELNHLREFLPNTDESKIAWDMIELAWRSRADIAVVPLPDLLNLGTEARMNLPGSLSSANWSWRFREGALSPFIARRLRILTEESGR encoded by the coding sequence ATGGCATTTTCTCGCTCAAGCGGTGTCCTGGCGCACCCGACCTCGTTCCCCGGGCCCTACGGTGTGGGTGAGCTCGGCAAGCACGCCTACGCCTTCGTGGACTGGCTGGCCAGCGCCGGCCAGAAGCTGTGGCAGGTCATGCCGCTCGGCCCGACCGGCTACGGCGACAGCCCCTACCAGTCCTTCAGCGCTTTTGCCGGCAACCCCTACCTGATCTCCTTCGACGAACTGCGCGACCTCGGCCTGCTGACCGACGCCGAGTTGGGCGAGTTGCCCGACTTCCCGGCGGACCGGGTGGATTACGGCTGGATCTACACCTGGAAGTTCGAGAAACTGGCCCTCGCCTACGCCGCTTTCGAGAACGGAGCGGCAGCCGAACTGCGGCAGGAGTTCGCGGACTTCAAGCGCGAGGAGGCCGACTGGCTCGAGGACTACGCGCTGTTCATGGCCCTCAAGGACGCTCTGGGGGGGGCTGCGTGGAACGCCTGGGAGCACGACATCCGCGTGCGCGAGCCGCAGGCCCTCGCCCGGTGGCGCGAGCGCCTGGCGCGCGAAATCGACCGCATCCGTTTCTACCAGTTCCTGTTTTTCCGCCAGTGGCGTGCTCTGCGCGCGTACGCGCACGACAAGGGCATCCGGGTGATCGGGGACATCCCGATTTTCGTGGCGATGGACTCGGCCGATGCCTGGTCGGCACCGGACCAGTTTCACTTTGACGAGGACGGGCACCCCACCGTGGTGGCGGGTGTGCCGCCGGACTACTTCTCCGAAACCGGCCAGCTGTGGGGCAACCCGCTGTACCGCTGGGACGTGATGCAGCAAGACGGTTTCCGCTGGTGGATCCGCCGCTTCAAGGGCAGTTTGCACCTGTACGACATCATCCGCATCGACCACTTCCGCGGCTTCGAAGCCTACTGGGAGATTCCGGCGGGCGAGGAAACGGCCGTGAAGGGCCGCTGGGTCAAGGCCCCCGGACACGAGCTGTTCAAGGCGGTGCGCGAGGCCTTGGGCGAACTCCCGATCATCGCCGAGGATCTCGGGGTGATCACGCCCGAAGTCGAACGGCTGCGCGACGATTTTGACTTTCCCGGCATGGCGGTGCTGCAGTTCGCCTACGGCAGCGGTGACTGGAACAACAACGCCTTCTTGCCGCAAAACGTTGCGCAGAACCGGGCGATTTATACCGGCACGCACGACAACGACACCACCCGTGGCTGGTTCGCCACCGCCCGGCCCGACGAACTCAATCACCTGCGCGAGTTCCTGCCGAACACCGATGAGAGCAAGATCGCCTGGGACATGATCGAGCTGGCGTGGCGCTCACGGGCCGACATCGCCGTGGTCCCGCTGCCGGATCTGCTCAACCTCGGCACCGAGGCGCGCATGAACCTGCCCGGCAGCCTGTCGAGCGCGAACTGGTCGTGGCGTTTCCGCGAGGGCGCACTGTCGCCGTTCATCGCGCGCCGCCTGCGGATTCTGACCGAGGAGTCGGGCCGCTAA
- a CDS encoding divergent PAP2 family protein — MELLSNQLLWTGVAASLAAQIIKVLLILLLERRWRPAAFMETGGMPSSHSCMVVALTTGLGIQYGFGGPLFAVSAVFSLIVMYDATGVRRSSGMQAALLNLLLEELREVVREGFAPAPLRVFLGHTYVEVFVGALLGVLVAVVSFHLF, encoded by the coding sequence ATGGAACTTCTCTCCAACCAACTGCTGTGGACGGGAGTCGCCGCCTCGCTGGCCGCCCAGATCATCAAGGTGCTGCTGATCTTGCTGCTCGAGCGGCGCTGGCGTCCGGCGGCTTTCATGGAAACCGGCGGGATGCCCTCGAGCCACTCGTGCATGGTGGTGGCGCTGACCACCGGGCTGGGCATCCAGTACGGTTTCGGTGGTCCGCTGTTCGCGGTCTCGGCGGTGTTCAGCCTGATCGTGATGTACGACGCGACCGGCGTGCGCCGCTCGTCGGGCATGCAGGCTGCGCTGCTGAACCTGCTCCTCGAGGAACTGCGCGAGGTGGTGCGCGAAGGTTTTGCTCCTGCACCGCTGCGGGTTTTTCTGGGCCACACCTACGTCGAGGTGTTCGTGGGGGCCCTGCTGGGCGTGCTGGTGGCCGTGGTGAGCTTTCACCTGTTTTAA
- a CDS encoding bifunctional 5,10-methylenetetrahydrofolate dehydrogenase/5,10-methenyltetrahydrofolate cyclohydrolase, translating into MSAAAEMPRRLEGAAPAAAVLLRAAELAAALPRVPHLHVIRLGEDPASVSYVRLKDRRARQIGLRSTVHALPHETSQAELLARIDALNADDDCDGLLVQLPLPAHIHARAVLERIDAAKDVDGFHPLNVGRLWEGGEALSPCTPAGILELLRYYEVPLAGRRAVIVGRSNIVGKPLAALLLRADASVTIAHSRSADLAALTREAEVLLVAVGRPHFVTADMVRPQAVIVDVGVNRLSGETEGRLVGDVHPQALEVAAAYTPVPGGVGPMTVAQLLLNTVLAARRRRGRA; encoded by the coding sequence TTGTCCGCCGCCGCTGAGATGCCCCGCCGCCTCGAGGGTGCCGCGCCCGCCGCCGCAGTGCTGCTGCGTGCCGCCGAGCTCGCAGCGGCACTGCCCCGGGTGCCGCACCTGCACGTGATCCGCCTGGGCGAGGACCCGGCCAGCGTGTCGTACGTGCGGCTCAAGGATCGGCGCGCCCGACAGATCGGGCTGCGCAGCACCGTACACGCCCTGCCGCACGAGACCTCGCAGGCCGAACTGCTGGCCCGCATCGACGCGCTGAACGCCGACGATGATTGCGACGGGTTGCTGGTGCAACTGCCCCTGCCCGCGCACATCCATGCCCGCGCGGTTCTCGAGCGCATCGATGCGGCCAAGGACGTAGACGGCTTTCATCCGCTCAACGTCGGGCGGCTGTGGGAGGGTGGCGAGGCGCTCTCGCCGTGCACCCCGGCAGGCATCCTCGAGCTGCTGCGTTACTACGAGGTGCCGCTGGCGGGGCGCCGCGCGGTGATCGTGGGGCGCAGCAACATCGTGGGTAAACCGCTCGCCGCGCTGCTGCTGCGCGCCGACGCCAGCGTGACCATCGCCCACTCGCGCAGCGCCGATCTCGCCGCCCTCACCCGTGAGGCCGAAGTGCTGCTGGTGGCGGTGGGACGCCCGCATTTTGTGACCGCAGATATGGTGCGGCCCCAAGCGGTGATCGTCGATGTCGGAGTGAACCGTCTCAGCGGTGAGACCGAGGGCCGACTGGTCGGGGACGTTCACCCGCAGGCTCTCGAGGTGGCCGCTGCCTACACCCCGGTTCCGGGTGGGGTCGGCCCCATGACCGTGGCACAGCTGCTGCTGAACACCGTGCTGGCTGCGCGCAGGCGGCGGGGGAGGGCCTGA
- the nusB gene encoding transcription antitermination factor NusB, whose translation MRRRQQAPSGSRRSAREHAFRVIFEAQQGSGTPTDAWNRTAAAMRDPEDDTYPVLSDEALAFSRQLVDGYAHQQARIDAALEASIEGWTFKQMAQTDLNVLRVATFELLNLDTPAGAVIESAVRIARKFGGDESGRFVHGVLARLLKRLEAGQLERGAVTTPAGGQEETFEPQEEEDHG comes from the coding sequence ATGCGCAGACGACAACAGGCCCCTTCCGGATCGCGCCGCAGCGCGCGCGAACACGCGTTCCGGGTTATTTTCGAAGCCCAGCAGGGCTCCGGCACCCCCACGGACGCCTGGAACCGGACAGCCGCCGCGATGCGCGACCCCGAAGACGACACCTACCCGGTGCTGAGCGACGAGGCCCTGGCCTTCTCGCGCCAACTGGTTGACGGTTACGCCCACCAGCAGGCCCGCATAGACGCTGCCCTCGAGGCCTCTATCGAGGGCTGGACCTTCAAGCAGATGGCCCAGACCGACCTGAACGTGCTGCGCGTTGCCACGTTCGAACTGCTCAACCTCGACACCCCCGCCGGTGCTGTGATCGAGTCGGCGGTGCGCATCGCCCGCAAGTTCGGCGGCGACGAGTCCGGCCGTTTCGTGCACGGTGTGCTGGCCCGTCTGCTCAAGCGCCTCGAGGCTGGCCAGCTCGAGCGCGGTGCGGTCACCACCCCGGCAGGTGGACAGGAGGAGACGTTCGAACCGCAGGAAGAAGAGGACCACGGGTGA